The genome window tcactttacaaattagcTCGacaaacctgtacccccgcacatttatttgataccggtaccccctgtatatagcctcgttattgttatgtgattttcttgttacttttagattttattttatgtttttactttagtttatttagtaaatattttctcaacTCGATTTCTTGACCTGCATTGTtggtatttttttcaaaatttctcaatactgcccccgagccccaacaggttaagggcttgtaagtaagcctttcaaggtaatgttgtattcggcgcatgtgacaaataaaatttgatttgatttccatTAATGAAAACAGTCGATTAGTCTTCTCCTACCTTCAAAGGCACTTCGATACAGCTCTCAAGATACTTTCAAATGTAGTTTTAAAAGAAACTGGATATGAAGGACACATGGCATAATAGGAAGACTCTTTATATAGACTATAAATCCAAGTCATGTAAATGTGTCATGAAATGAAACAAGTTGTGTTAACCAAAGGCACTAGTTGAAAGTGCAAATGCTAAGAGTGGTGCTGTTATAATGATGTCAAACAATCGTCACAAATGAATCTAATTTAAACTGAAATTAACCTCAACAACCACATTCAACCATCTTTTCACATCCAGAGTTTATCGTTGTATGTAGAACCATTGTATTTTTAACCGATGTATTATTTCCATTAGGCCATCTTTTGTGAATGGTCCTTCTGATATTGTAcatgtcagaggaggctggtgggatgagctataggacaggctcattgtaatggttggAATGAATATATGGAACgtcatcaaacacatcaaacatattgaaaccacgtttgactccattccattaattccattccagccattacaatgaatccatcctcctatagctcgtcctaccagcaggtagcctagtggtttaccACGTCGGGCCAGCAACCGAAAGATTGCTGGTTCGATtccccaagccgactaggtgaaaactgtgtcaatgtgcccttgagcaaggcacttaaccctaattgctcctgtaagtcactctggataagagcatctgctaaatgactacaatgtaaacTAAACTGGAACCAGACTCCTCTGCTACAAATACTTGTCCTTTGATCAACAGCAGTCCATGTTTTCCATACATTATCTAGGTTTATGAATGTAGCTATACAACAGTATAGCAGCAATGAGCTTCTTCTCTCTGCTATTTCACTATGAACGTATAGGGATGAGGCAAACATATTTTACCGCTGGACAGCTTTTGAAATAGAGGCTCTAAAGCAGTCCTTGAGGGCTGGAGTGTGCATCCAAGGACTGACTCACTTACCTGGGATGGATCCGGCCTTGGCTGAGGCTATGGATTGTTACCATCAATGGAAACCTCTCTGAAACCACTCTCTCCATTCCTTTAGTGCATTTTCCTCTACACCCACCctccccccacacatacacacacacctcacatctTAATTTTTGGAATCAATGGAGAACAGTGGGATATCATGATAGTGGAAAATGTTCATAACTGCTCTGAGATACCATCAGATCTCAGACAGTCTGCTTGCTTCTGTCCCTGTCGAACAATTGGTGGACATCTTTTGAGAGCTTTTATGTGTTAGTATATTCATTGGAAGGCATTTCAGCAGTTATCATGTAGCAATTTTTGGAAGCATACTCAACATTCCACTGTAAATGTTTTGCTCCTCTTTCCATTGATCACTGGTCAAAAAGATGGTTTGCACCATTCAATTAATTTTCATCCAAGTCAATTACAGCGTTAATGAATTTTCACCTAGTAGGTCAAGGTAACAAGTGTTGCTTAATGTTGCCTTTTTCAGTTCAGTATGTGACTGGATGGGCAAATAGCTCATTTATGGTTAAGTATCGGAGTAAACCACAAACATTCTTCATTTTGAGTTTGGTGATATTAGTTAAATAACTTTGTATAATTTCACAAGACAAAATGTGTCCCTGTTTTTTGTGTACTACGTCATTCATTTCGTGTCATATATTACGAATTTTGCAATTCGTATGATATCATAAGAGTTTAAATTAATTTCTTTGGAAACATCTTACCGCTCTACTAAGCCTCTCTCCAGCCCTCATCTCCTTACCTTTCCCTTTCCAAGAGGAATTGTGAGAAGCCGGAATGTTTaagacccaccacccagcactcCACAGCTCCCCTCTCTGTACAATGTGCCATCACCACACAAGAAATGATAGTATCCTCCAATCTTTAGAACCAGGCACTTTTGTTTGAGCCTGAGCAAAACAAGGCTTTTATTTCAACATTCCCTCTCAGCTCTTAGTGGACCAAAGACTTCCATTCATCAGGCCTGGCACCCAGGCCTAGGACTACTAGTGCCTCACGCTCTCTGAGTGCATGAGGAAAAATGGCTGTGCCTTTTAATAGGAGAGGGCTGTCTATGATACGAACCAAAGGTGATGTATATTAACTACTCCCATACCAGGAGTCTCAGCCGTTCTGCAGGGCTCACACAAAACCACACAAGTGTGCCCTCGTGTTAATTAAACATTTTACCGAAAGTGAATCTTCCCGTGAAAATCAACCCAATTTCCCTTGGTATTTGTGACTCGAGAAgctcctctctcagctctcctcGAGTGGTCGATATATTCAGACATAAACTGATTGATTTGAGAATGCCGTGCCGTCGGTGTTTTTATATGGCGGTTGACTACATCTGAAGTGTCTTAGTCATCAGGCTTCAGACCAGGGATTGATAGTAGCTTGACCGCTGGGCCTATTTTACGCATCCTTGTTCAGGAGGTCTTGTATTTAGTCTCCAGAGCACTTTTGATGAATCTGAAGCAGCACAAGAGGATTCACAGTGCGGTTGAGTGGAAGGTATTTCTCATTCCTCGGGACCTATGAATACATTCAAACTCTAACTAACTACTTTGGCTTAATGTGGAATGTTAAAAGTGGGATGAGgccaatgtatttatttgtattccCTACGTCTTAGCTATACTCTAGAACACAGTGATAGCATGAAGGATAATCTCAGTCTTTCAGCAGTAAAGTGGACGTGCACAAAACCCATCAGTAATGTATTCTGTATTGATTGATGGTCGCTCCTGCAGTACTAGGCAACACCATTATTATCATGTAAAAATTCCAAACTGCCCACAATAAAATCACTGTGGCTTGATTCAAGTTGTCCTCCCCGCCTCGTTGGCATCCCCGCCTCATCCTTACAACCACACATAATGTACTTAGTAGTCCTGTTGCTACAATCTGGGAAGTTTTCTGAATTAAAGGCATTTCTCATTTCCTGCAATATGTAACAGAGGataatcaaatattatttgagATCCAGCCCATATCGAAATGACCGAATGTCTAGTAATTCTGGTCTTAATATGATGAAAAACGTCACCATGTAGTTGTTTATGTGTAGATATCTTATTTGAatttaaaataataaaacataGAGGTTTTTATCCAGACTAAATGTTTTGCATGCTCAGTTGGAGACATACTTTGCAAAACTGTAATTCTTACTGCTGCTGTGTTATGAAGAGTCTTCTGTATCCAGCTAAAATATGCCATTTTCATTTATTTGCTCTGATTCTTGAGTCATCTACACATGTCAGACTTGTAGCTATGTTTACAAGTTACATATGAATATTATCACCAAACCTGCATGATGACTGACAAACGTTCGACAACAGTGAACGTAGCCTATCCCTCGTTCAGAAATAATGAACACTTTATATAGTCTACATCATGTCGTTATAAAATCCCACGGTAGTGTATGATGAAAATGTAGTTAAATTGCTGAGATTATCACTGTTATCGGGTGAGAAATTGCTTACTGTAGCCTATGGATAGCAGCATGTAGCATAATGACTGGCATGGTGCtcaaaaatatgaataatatTTAGGAACAAAATGTGTAGgctattttatattatatttatagagtaattatattattattatttatattattattgtatttgtatggtaaatgtatatttagTCATAATTGGCGTGATAGCAAGCCTCACCATAACGTTGAACATTAACGCTATAAAGCTAAAATAGAGATGTACATAAAATAATGTGCCTATACATTTCGATTGATTGATATAATTCATAAcctgtaaaatacatattttctttCATTTCCACGCTTGTTGCATTAGATATAGGCCGAATCAACCAGTGTGCATATATTGTGTTATTTAGTTATTGCCTATTCGACTACAACTGTGTGTAAATTGCATCATTGAGAGAATTGCTTACAATTGCAAAGAATCATAGAGACTTTCGCTATCAATCATTGTATCCGGGTATCTAATGTAAACCGGGGTGTCGCATGGATTACATGCCACATCTGGTCACTCGGCATTGTTGCTTCTTGGTTACCAAGCGATTTATTAGAGACCCTTCTGCACAACGACTTGGCTACGAGCCATGTTCTAAAGAACAGACAAACTCCCGGGCTCAATTTCAGTTTTAAAGATCTAGGTTTCACATATAAATATGTAAGCAAAATCTTAAAACATCACGCGATTTAGTGGCACAAAAAGCAACCTGAACGAGAAAGTCTGGTTGGCTCAGTTACAAGTACCATCAAGAAGGAGCCGTGTTTTCTCTCATGACCAATTTATTGCCAATGAACATATGGACAATATTTCGTCTCACGTCATAGCAAGGGGGAAAACAAACATCATGCAATGTCAGCTATTCAGTAAGAGCAGAGCACCTTTGCCAGCTATGCAAACTTACTTGGACCACATCAGAAGAGGGCCACTTGCTGTCTGGGTATATAACCCGCATCAGGCTTATCTCTGCACGCACTGCTGACTCCCATTTGGAGATATTTCAGTGAGCACGCGCTGTTTGAACGCCGGCTACACCACTCAGCCCCTTCCAGTCATCAATCACCAGGTGAGCGCAATATGCCTATGATAGTTTAAAGCTACAATCATtagttgctacatcaattttttTTTAGCTTATAAATTAATTATATACCCATGAAAAATGTAACCTATACATgctatttttttttaccataacAGAGGCGGGGTAAACCgtcttgttattgtttcaattaagtaCTTTTGCTGTAAATCACTCAGTTAGGCTAATGTGCACTGTAGGTGTTGTAGAATAATTCTGCTTCTTtttgtgtttgtgcgtgtatGCCTGCTTCCTACCTTTTCGTAACAAGTCAAGGATGCCATAACTTACATGTCCATGTGTTTATAACTTTTTTTAATGCATACTGCACTTGTTATATTCCTAGACTTGCATGTGTATCACAACAACGTTTTTTGTCAGTATTGGAACATTGGTTGTTGATGATTTTACACACACGTGGGGATTAAGCTTTACTATGACAGTTACTGTGCACACATTTCCCACCATATTCTGCATGTAACTTTCAATGCCTCCATATATAAAACAAATAGAATAGTTAAATCAGTATAGTGTCCAATGTAACTGTGGCTGCTTGTTGTCTTCCCTTCATGACTGCCTGCGCATCATATGGTAAAATAAATACTGTAAGTATTTTACTATGGTCAAATCAATGCAATAGTTAACATTAAAACGTCAAGACAATATATATTCTTTGGTGAAATAAGTATTGCTTCTGAGTCAAATTTGAGAGAGCAACGTTTACACAGGCCTGCGTCTGACGTGGGTGTTTTCTATTTCCTGTCATTTCACTGCTTGGTCAGTAGAGGCCGCTGGAGTATTACAGATGTCTCTCCAGTGCCAGAGTAACGCTGCTGCTTCAGAACACTCAGAATGTTTATGTTATATTAGCGACTCCAGAGCTATTTCCTTATTGGTATAGGTGATGCgaattgtttgagaaaatgtaatCGTATTTGCAGGGTGAATGCATGCACAAAGAGTCAACTTCTCGTATGATTAATTTCAAGCAGGTCGCAGAGACAAACAAATTGTTCTTCTCGGTTAGAGATTGAAAGGGGGAAGTgattaaaaataataaactgtttagcaATTTGTCTCAGAGAAGCCGATAAAGGCCTGACTCACTAACAGACAGTGCAGCATGAAATTCAACGTTACAAATACACTGGTGGTTTAACAAATGAAGGCATCTCCTCCGGGCACGGGCGCAGCGCTAATCTCATTGTGACATGTTTAATCATTAGAAGAAGGGAGACGAATAAAGGCATTGGGTTTGCCCGCCAGCAAAAGGTGCTCGGAACCAAACCGCTCCAAATGATTTGTGCCACGGGCCAACCTCCCCGGGCCATGGCTTAGTCCCATAAATAAAGCGGACATACTTTTACCTGCATATTATATATAGCCTTTTAATCATAGAGGGGGAAATCGGTCTTGTCACTTTATACATTCATCATGGGCAGCTCGAGGCAAACGGGGTTATCTTTTACAAAGCCTAAACGCCAGCCTGAGGCATCGAAACACACTGAAATTCAGCGATTAAAGAAAGGAATGATCAACGATATTATACATCGTCCTGAAGCATTCTTAATGTATTCAATTTGAATACGTATTTAATCAACTGTATAAAAGGTCTTTCTTCCTTCATTTGTGAACAAAAATTTGGGTGAGAACTATCTATTCTCCCGAAGGCTTTTTTGATTAATTTGAAAATGAATTATGTGATGATGGAGAATGCATGTTTCTGCAGTAGCCTAGTTTGGTATTGTATTTGATCCATTTTAAGTATGAGAACCGTCTTATAAAATAAGCTGTTTACAACACAAACTAATcaaacagtattttttttttcgGTGGAGTATAGACGAATTATTTATATCACCCGACTATTACATACCTTTATGCATGCTCCAGTTTTAGTTACTCACACAACCAGTGATAAAATACCTAGGAATTCCCATGTGAATTCAAAATGCATTGTTTAGAGTGTATTATTGTTTACTGTATCCATGACTTTAGCGACAACTGGACGGTAAATGCAAGCAACAAGCCTCGCATATCCTCCGCAGAGCTCGAGCTCTATTTGTTTGTAGAGCACCAATTTAAAACAATAGTCAATGTTGCATCTTGGTGCATCTGTGGCAATGAGCAGTTATTCTGCTCATCAGCACTCTCCCTCTCCGATCATTATTGGGTCCGATCCCCACCAGAAGATGCGCTCACTCACCCACCCCTTTCAACGCTGAGCCTGAGACCTTGTAGCAGCAGGGAATGACGTGCTGACATCCTCAGCTTACGTCGTTTTCCGAGTTAAATATAACAGGAGAGATTATTTATTacatgattattattattgttattgttatttggaTTGCTGTGAATACGCCTATCATTAAGCCTTCTACTAGGCAACTGTTATCATAGCAATTAGTGTGCTTTTTATTTTAGTTTTCAGTGTGAAATGATATAGCCATAGTAATAACATATTCATATCAAATATGTAGCCTATTAATTCATTTAATAAGCTTTAGTAAATGAAGCTCGCTTCGTGCAGTGGGCTGTTTGGATGGTGCATATACTTATTATGAGGCACTTATTGCCAGGAATCGGTCCAGTCATGTTAACTGAACCTGCTTTGCTAAAGACCGCCATGCACTGCCCGTAGTCAGAGTGAAAAGGCAAGCGGCCTGTTTGAGTTAGTTACCTGTGAAAGTAAACAGGTAAACACAAGGAGATGGCTCTCGAAGTGAAGTACGGCCACTTAGCCTGTGCACATTTACCTCTTCTTGCCGAAACCCTCAGTTCAATTGTTCAAATACATCCCCAATAACTGGCCACAGACCGCGCTCGTGTGCTCCTACCACCAACACCAGCGTGCTCTCTCATTTTGCCATCAAGAATCATGGCCAAGCGCAATGACAACGCCGGTAAGCCTATAGCCTAGCATGACAATAAATAATGCATAAACTTCAAGTTTGCGGAACATAAAAATAACTCGTAAAATGAAGGAACTGCTCAATATTGAATGTAGTCTATTGATGAGATGTGCACATAGGCTACAACGGTGGAATTTTTTTTGCAACGCCTATGTCGGGCAGTAAGGTCTTGCTATGTCACGGCTCGACTTTGCTCATTCCCCGTTCTGTTCATTAGAACCATTGTAACTGGTTGAGACAGTGTGATTAATTCTAGCTGCCAAAACTCTCCTCTGGTGAAATATTTAGCTAGGTGAAGTGCTAGCTCCGTGAGAGAAGGAATACAGACCTAGTATCATGCAGTGTTGATGAggaccaataataataataataataacaaaataataataataataataacagtaataatgttGATATTATCATACAAATATTTTGTAGGCCTATTTCAAACTGTGGAAGAACGGGCTTTCCTCCGTGAAAATTGCCTCTGTGGGCGAGAGGGTACCCCACCTTGTAGCCCACTGTATTTATTGAGCCAGTAAAGTAAATGGCATATTTAGGCACTAGAGAAGATGTTTTGACACCTTCCTAGTTtgtgagagggagaaggataaGGAGAGTGTCCGTGTGCGCTAAAATGAAGgactttccttaattttgtcgAAGGATTCAGGATTGAGTGAAGAGATAGTCCATTGAAAGCAGTTGAATACCATGACAACTAGGAACAACCTCGGATTTATTCCAAACAGTTAGAAAGCATTGTACAGGGGCGTCAATCATCCATTATTTCGCCCCTGAAATAAATGCAAAAACTACACCCGGACAAAAGCTTCCAACAGGAGCCGGACATTTGTCTACATTTCCCCCATTGTCTGCAGCTTAGCAGTCGGTTTGTATTTGTGTTTGCCCGGGTCCGACCACCCAGGATGCGCGGAGGAGTTGCTGGAAAAGTGCAACATTGTCACCCAGATCACATACTAGATAGTAGGCAGAGGGGCAACAGCAGAAGCAGTGGAAGCTAAAAAAAAATCCTTGAAGGGAGTAAAATAAAGTAATCTGCAATAATACTTCGCTTTCTACAAAAGAGGTGACGATGTAGCACTTATAAAGCACGTTGAAGCAGCCTGCACAGACAATAGGCTACTCTGCTATGTTCTGGGAGAAAACGCACATAGAATACATTTCATAAGAATAATGGAATTGGAAAAATGTGTACAGAAATATACAAAAATGCTGTGAGACCCTGTTCTGTTCAATTGAATATAGTAGGTTAAAAACCATAATTGTCAAGATTATGATATAGTCCTAAACAGCCTATATAAAAACTATTCTTCATGTCGGCTAAAACGCTGCTATTATTCATTGGCTTATGTTACATTATTATTATGATGAGTATTATTATTAATTGATTTCCTTATAGGCtgttcatcattattattattattattagtcggTTATCATTTATCTGTTTGCGTCCGATCGGTGTTTTCCAAACAAATAGAATCCGATCTTAAGCCCCTATGGCTGAACCAAAATATTGACTCAAATGTTTTACATGAATTAGTGTTGAAAATTCAAACATCATTTTATTCAGGAGAGAAATGATGATGTCGAGGCTATCGAACGGGCATCCAGACCACAGTTTTGGACCAACCGCCAAAACGCAGTTTTCCTATTGATTCAATATTTTATAAATGTGGAGAGAAGCCTATAATGCAAAAGCTTTTTCAGGAGCAATTTGTTAAAACTCGCTTTCAAGTATTCGGAGTATAAAGCTACTTGGAGGTCCTTTGTATGTAAAtagggtgtaaaaaaaaaaggcccTTCCCATCTTTGTAATTAATTGACACGTTATACCACTCATCATGTTCTGAAGCACCAATGGTAGAGGCTCGGATCTCCCCAAAACCCACAATTTCACATCTGCAAACACTGTCTTCATCCACTTGACTCCCAAGACCCGCCCACACGTGGCCAACCTTTTGCGTTTTTAATGCTTTTTCACTGCAGGTTCATCTGTTGAGACCAACCTTATATGGGCTGATCGGACCGGTAATGGCTTATTTCTCCGAAGCACCCAGCAGTAGCACAGTATCAATGAGACAGATATAGCACTTCAGCCACTTTGGCATTCTTCCTGGACTTACAGAACTGATTCCTCTACTACTTGGATAGGCAATGGTTATCGACAGAGGCTCATGATTTTCTTTGAATAGTTCAAGGTAAAACAGCACTGagataccatttttttctgaactgcgattgtgttttgtgttttaaaACAGCGGATTGCCAAACTGGTGCAGCAAATTTCCAGCATACATTTCCCCAGAATATGTCGTTGACCAACACAAAGACGGGCTTTTCTGTGAAGGACATTTTGGACCTCCCTGACACGAATGATGAAGAAGGATCTATCACTGGACCGGAGGAAGATAACGAGGGATCGGAGACGACAAAACCCACTAGAGTTTTGGTACAAAGTCCGCTAGAAAACGTTCAAAATCTGCCTATAAAGAACCGCTTTTATGATAGTAGTGACAATCCTTACACAAGATGGCTTGCCACCACAGACACTATCCAATATTCACGTAAGTAGCCAACTCTTTAAGAATCGTAAACTCATTTGCAATGCACTTAAAAGTGAATACTTTTATCTGCCTGTTTCCTGAGTGAGAACGCATCATATACATGTTATCCAATCTATACTTGATGGAATGCATAATCTTTATTCCGTCGTGTCTGGGCTCAATGGTGCCTTTGAATGATGTGCAGCATTCATCTTTATTCGCCATGTATAGCTGCGCTCGTCTTAAGGCGTTAGCACCATTGAAATCATTTCATGTTTACATGTGCTCCAGTGACTCTAAATGTTTTTTGAATATGATCGATAGAGACTTGTTAATGCATCGACTATAAAGCCACATAAAATCGACATCAGAAATGTTCATTTTTTGCATGATGAAGATTTGTAGGCAGACAGTGCATGGTGTTGCTGCTTCAGTGATTCACTTTCTTTGGGGACTGATGGGAATCAATATTGTAGGTCCCAACATAAAAAACGAATAACATTGTATTTTGGCTGTACAAACGAACTATAAAGACACATAACATAGACTTCAGAAATTTGACCCTGTGtattacacacacaaaaactaATAACATTGTATTTTGTCTGTACAAACGAAATGCGTTACTTTAACATGCTTTGAAAAATTCATTTTACATGTAGCAGCCTAACATTTCCATGTGTGCTTGGCAGGTGTATTTCAGTCGAGAAAACCATTTTAACCGTTGTATTTTGTCTCTCCCACGCAGTGCATGGTCTTTCAGCAAGTTCTCAAGACTCAGCCAAGTCCCCAGAACCCTCTGCGGACGAATCGCCAGACAATGACAAGGAAACGTCAAGCAACGGCAGCGACTCCGGTAAGAAGCGAAAAAGAAGAGTACTGTTTTCCAAGGCACAGACGTACGAACTTGAGCGTCGGTTTAGGCAACAGAGATACCTATCCGCGCCAGAGAGAGAACACCTCGCGAGTTTGATTCGCCTGACACCAACTCAAGTGAAAATTTGGTTCCAGAATCATCGGTACAAAATGAAGAGAGCGCGCGCTGAAAAAGGTATGGAAGTgacccatctcccctctccccggCGGGTGGCGGTACCTGTCTTAGTCAGGGATGGAAAGCCTTGTCATACTCTTAAAGCTCAGGACTTGGCGGCCACTTTTCAGGCTGGATTCCCCCTCT of Salmo salar chromosome ssa01, Ssal_v3.1, whole genome shotgun sequence contains these proteins:
- the nx22a gene encoding homeobox protein Nkx-2.2a isoform X1; translated protein: MSLTNTKTGFSVKDILDLPDTNDEEGSITGPEEDNEGSETTKPTRVLVQSPLENVQNLPIKNRFYDSSDNPYTRWLATTDTIQYSLHGLSASSQDSAKSPEPSADESPDNDKETSSNGSDSGKKRKRRVLFSKAQTYELERRFRQQRYLSAPEREHLASLIRLTPTQVKIWFQNHRYKMKRARAEKGMEVTHLPSPRRVAVPVLVRDGKPCHTLKAQDLAATFQAGFPLSAYSAQTLHQMQYNAQYCAATTPQFPSAHHLVQTQQWTW
- the nx22a gene encoding Homeobox protein Nkx-2.2a, coding for MSLTNTKTGFSVKDILDLPDTNDEEGSITGPEEDNEGSETTKPTRVLVQSPLENVQNLPIKNRFYDSSDNPYTRWLATTDTIQYSLHGLSASSQDSAKSPEPSADESPDNDKETSSNGSDSGLCWPSQYKNCCVRAELKCFGSAAQRI